In Duganella zoogloeoides, a single genomic region encodes these proteins:
- a CDS encoding antitoxin Xre/MbcA/ParS toxin-binding domain-containing protein, translating to MAATDEIIVAHRSGGGAEKLGTKSVAERPQPAVRKIHVLWGKKLGQSGSTGKTPLLQLRALVERVREAPGVQLYDAVEAGVPTDVVKMIARATGEPASVIMGLAGVSQTTFVRNEAANKPLPDVAGHRIMAYLRLLATLRRMLDESGDPEQMKTFDLEGWFARWVHEKLPELGDKTPADMLRNPEGQRAVEQVLERMRGGLAA from the coding sequence ATGGCTGCAACGGACGAAATAATTGTTGCGCACCGCAGCGGGGGAGGCGCGGAGAAATTGGGAACCAAGAGCGTAGCGGAACGTCCGCAACCTGCTGTCCGCAAGATCCATGTTCTGTGGGGCAAAAAATTGGGGCAGTCAGGCAGTACCGGGAAGACCCCGCTGCTGCAACTCAGGGCGCTGGTGGAACGAGTGCGCGAGGCGCCAGGCGTTCAGCTGTACGACGCGGTAGAAGCGGGGGTGCCAACCGACGTGGTCAAGATGATTGCCAGGGCCACGGGCGAACCGGCGTCCGTCATCATGGGACTGGCTGGTGTGTCGCAGACGACGTTTGTGCGCAACGAAGCTGCCAACAAGCCGCTGCCTGACGTTGCCGGGCATCGCATCATGGCCTATTTGCGCCTGCTGGCCACCTTGCGCAGGATGCTCGATGAGAGCGGCGACCCGGAGCAGATGAAAACCTTCGACCTGGAAGGTTGGTTTGCGCGCTGGGTCCATGAAAAGCTGCCTGAACTGGGGGACAAGACCCCGGCCGACATGTTACGCAATCCCGAGGGGCAGCGCGCGGTCGAGCAAGTGCTGGAGCGTATGCGCGGCGGATTGGCGGCATGA
- a CDS encoding MFS transporter, whose product MIPTQTAPLTWREKFSYGVADMGFNFYWTNIATFLLIFYTDVFGISAAAAASMMFSVKIINAFTDPMIGAAADRTTTRFGKFRPYLLWVPIPLGCAAILTYTTPDLSYDGKLVWAYGTYLLMMVCYTCINIPYNALSGVLSADPQERSTVNGLRFIFAFAGGTLVTAATPAMVGWFGHGNDKLGWQLTMLVWSIFASLLFVLTFFNTRERIAPPLSQKSNVMQDIRDLSQNRPWVVLFFLALIIMITITLRTTSAAYYFKYVVGRPELMQGFVPAYMISAAIGASLTPLMTRFVDKKKLMIILMSITAVLSSAFFFVPSDQVTLMFALQIGMGLALGPKSPLAFSMYADTADYNEWRTGRRATAMTFAAATFSQKLGTAIAVAVIGWLFTVLGYVANSAQNSGSQAGIVWLMSFIPAVFAVLAVAIMFFYNLDNRKLVQIQADLQARKIQ is encoded by the coding sequence GTGATTCCAACCCAGACTGCGCCGCTTACCTGGCGCGAAAAATTCAGCTACGGCGTGGCCGACATGGGGTTCAATTTTTATTGGACCAATATCGCCACCTTCCTGCTGATCTTTTATACCGACGTGTTCGGCATCTCGGCTGCGGCAGCCGCGTCGATGATGTTTTCGGTGAAGATCATCAATGCCTTCACCGACCCCATGATCGGCGCTGCCGCCGACCGCACCACCACCCGCTTCGGCAAGTTCCGCCCGTACTTGCTGTGGGTGCCGATTCCGCTCGGCTGCGCCGCCATCCTCACCTACACCACGCCCGACCTGTCGTACGACGGCAAACTGGTCTGGGCCTACGGCACCTACCTGCTGATGATGGTCTGCTACACCTGCATCAATATTCCGTACAACGCGCTGTCCGGCGTGCTGTCGGCCGATCCGCAGGAGCGCTCCACCGTCAATGGCCTGCGCTTCATCTTTGCGTTTGCCGGCGGCACCCTGGTCACCGCCGCCACGCCGGCCATGGTGGGCTGGTTCGGCCATGGCAACGACAAGCTGGGCTGGCAACTGACCATGCTGGTCTGGAGCATTTTCGCTTCGCTGCTGTTCGTGCTCACCTTCTTCAACACGCGTGAACGGATCGCCCCGCCCCTGTCGCAAAAGTCGAACGTGATGCAGGATATCCGCGACCTGTCGCAGAACCGGCCGTGGGTGGTGCTGTTCTTCCTGGCCTTGATCATCATGATCACCATCACCCTGCGCACCACCAGCGCCGCCTACTACTTCAAGTACGTGGTGGGCCGCCCGGAACTGATGCAGGGCTTCGTGCCGGCGTACATGATCTCGGCCGCCATCGGCGCCTCGCTCACGCCGTTGATGACGCGCTTCGTGGACAAGAAAAAGCTCATGATTATCCTGATGAGCATTACCGCCGTGCTGTCGTCGGCATTCTTCTTCGTGCCCAGCGACCAGGTCACATTGATGTTCGCGCTGCAGATCGGCATGGGCCTCGCGCTCGGCCCCAAGTCGCCGCTGGCGTTCTCGATGTATGCCGACACTGCCGACTACAACGAATGGCGCACCGGCCGCCGCGCCACCGCCATGACGTTTGCCGCCGCCACCTTCTCGCAAAAGCTCGGTACCGCCATCGCGGTGGCGGTGATCGGCTGGCTGTTCACGGTGCTCGGCTACGTGGCCAATTCGGCCCAGAACAGCGGCTCGCAGGCCGGCATCGTGTGGCTGATGTCGTTCATCCCCGCAGTGTTTGCGGTGCTGGCCGTGGCCATCATGTTTTTCTATAACCTCGACAACCGCAAGCTGGTGCAGATCCAGGCCGACCTGCAAGCGCGCAAAATTCAATAA
- a CDS encoding GH36-type glycosyl hydrolase domain-containing protein, which yields MSRPMLSPADDGNRYELTSPTAMPRAGGFLWNQKMMIQVTCRGYAVAQFMQPEPAKYAHAPNLEAKTFMQPEQNYYAHHPGRFFYIKDEETGELFSAPYEPVRAPVDRFAFSVGKNDLAWTVEHLGVRVELTLSIPTADVVELWSLRVSDLSGRARKLSVYPYFPIGYMSWMNQSGEYRPDLGGVVASSVAPYQKVADYFKQKDFKDKTYFLCEEAPDAWEVQQQAFEGEGGLHRPTAIELDLLANGDARYETPAAVVQYRLALDANASHDYRFVFGPAFDDAEIAAVRARYLHAEGFDRARADYAAYIASGTGCLRIDTPDKELDNFVNHWLPRQVFYHGDVNRLSTDPQTRNYLQDNMGMSFIKPAVMRAALLHALAQQEASGAMPDGILLVDGAELKYINQVPHTDHCVWLPIALKVYLDETGDYDVLAAAVTGKDSGVTLTVAERMHAAMDWLLQARDARGLSYIAQGDWCDPMNMVGYKGKGVSGWLTVATAYALNLWAGMCEQGTHIDGALADRSRHFRSGAQAVNRAANEHLWDGDWYARGITDDNVVFGVSKDVEGRIYLNPQAWAMLGGAANAGQRASIFEQVKQQLHTPYGVAMFAPPYSAMRDDVGRVTQKHPGSAENGAVYNHASIFYIYSLYSVGEGDRAYELLRQMIPGPTEADYLQRGQLPVFIPNYYRGAYHQYPRTAGRSSQLFNTGTVSWVYRCFIEGLCGLQGEIDGLRVAPQLPKHWDGIRVVRQFRDATFHVVIQRDDIHEIVVKLDGKRLPDTKVTGIVAGGVHALEVTIPR from the coding sequence ATGTCACGCCCGATGTTAAGCCCAGCCGATGATGGCAACCGCTACGAACTGACCAGCCCCACGGCCATGCCGCGCGCGGGCGGCTTCCTGTGGAACCAGAAGATGATGATCCAGGTGACCTGCCGCGGTTACGCGGTGGCCCAGTTCATGCAGCCGGAACCGGCCAAGTATGCGCACGCGCCCAACCTCGAGGCCAAGACCTTCATGCAGCCGGAGCAGAATTACTACGCGCACCATCCGGGCCGCTTCTTCTACATCAAGGACGAGGAAACCGGCGAACTGTTTTCCGCGCCGTACGAGCCGGTGCGCGCGCCGGTCGACCGTTTCGCTTTCTCGGTCGGCAAGAACGACCTGGCCTGGACTGTCGAACACCTGGGCGTGCGGGTGGAACTCACCCTCTCCATTCCAACGGCGGACGTGGTGGAACTGTGGTCGCTGCGCGTGTCCGACCTGTCGGGCCGCGCACGCAAGCTCAGTGTGTACCCGTACTTCCCGATCGGCTACATGTCGTGGATGAACCAGTCGGGCGAGTACCGACCCGACCTCGGCGGCGTGGTGGCCAGCAGCGTGGCGCCGTACCAGAAGGTGGCCGACTACTTCAAGCAAAAAGACTTCAAGGACAAGACCTACTTCCTGTGCGAAGAAGCGCCCGACGCCTGGGAAGTACAGCAGCAGGCGTTCGAAGGCGAAGGCGGCCTGCATCGCCCCACCGCCATCGAGCTTGATCTGCTGGCCAACGGCGACGCCCGTTACGAAACCCCGGCCGCCGTGGTCCAGTACCGCCTGGCGCTGGACGCGAACGCCTCGCACGATTACCGCTTCGTCTTCGGCCCTGCCTTCGATGACGCCGAAATCGCCGCCGTGCGTGCGCGCTACCTGCACGCCGAAGGTTTCGACCGGGCCCGCGCCGACTACGCCGCCTACATCGCCAGCGGCACCGGCTGCCTGCGCATCGACACACCTGACAAGGAACTCGACAACTTCGTCAACCACTGGCTGCCGCGCCAGGTGTTCTACCACGGCGACGTCAATCGCCTGTCCACCGACCCGCAAACCCGCAACTACCTGCAAGACAATATGGGCATGAGCTTCATCAAGCCCGCCGTGATGCGGGCGGCGCTGCTGCATGCGCTGGCGCAGCAGGAAGCCAGCGGCGCGATGCCGGACGGGATCTTGCTGGTCGATGGGGCGGAACTCAAATACATCAACCAGGTGCCGCACACCGACCACTGCGTGTGGCTGCCGATCGCACTCAAGGTCTATCTCGACGAGACGGGCGACTACGACGTGCTGGCCGCCGCAGTGACCGGCAAGGACAGCGGCGTCACGCTGACCGTGGCCGAACGCATGCACGCCGCCATGGACTGGCTGCTGCAGGCGCGCGATGCACGCGGCCTCAGTTACATCGCCCAGGGCGACTGGTGCGACCCGATGAACATGGTGGGCTACAAGGGCAAAGGCGTGTCCGGCTGGCTGACGGTGGCCACCGCCTACGCACTCAACCTGTGGGCCGGGATGTGCGAGCAAGGCACTCACATCGACGGTGCATTGGCCGACAGGTCCAGGCACTTCCGCAGCGGCGCGCAAGCGGTCAATCGCGCCGCCAATGAGCACCTGTGGGACGGCGACTGGTACGCGCGCGGCATCACCGATGACAACGTGGTCTTCGGCGTCTCGAAAGATGTCGAAGGCCGCATCTACCTGAACCCGCAGGCCTGGGCCATGCTGGGCGGCGCGGCCAATGCGGGCCAGCGCGCATCGATCTTCGAGCAGGTGAAGCAGCAGTTGCACACGCCCTATGGGGTGGCCATGTTCGCGCCGCCGTACAGCGCCATGCGCGACGACGTGGGCCGCGTCACGCAAAAGCACCCGGGTTCGGCGGAGAATGGCGCGGTGTACAACCACGCGTCGATCTTCTACATCTACAGCCTGTACTCGGTGGGCGAAGGCGACCGCGCTTACGAACTGCTGCGCCAGATGATCCCCGGCCCCACCGAGGCAGACTACCTCCAGCGCGGCCAGCTGCCGGTGTTCATCCCCAACTACTATCGCGGCGCTTACCACCAGTACCCGCGCACGGCAGGCCGCTCGAGCCAGTTGTTCAATACCGGCACCGTGTCCTGGGTGTACCGCTGTTTCATCGAAGGCTTGTGCGGCTTGCAGGGCGAAATCGACGGCTTGCGCGTGGCGCCCCAACTGCCGAAACACTGGGATGGCATACGCGTCGTGCGCCAATTCCGGGATGCGACATTCCATGTAGTTATACAACGCGACGATATTCATGAAATCGTTGTCAAACTCGACGGAAAACGATTGCCTGATACGAAAGTGACAGGTATCGTTGCGGGTGGAGTACACGCGCTGGAAGTGACGATTCCGCGTTAA
- a CDS encoding glycoside hydrolase family 3 C-terminal domain-containing protein gives MMTGAAHAAPETNRPWLDAAQSPDARADQLVKAMTLDEKIQTVFGYFSTDFESKQYLAPKDGRKDSAGFVPGIERLGLPSQWQADAGMGVATQAASKNPVERTSLPSGLSTTATWDRKLAFAGGHMIGSEARMSGFNIMLAGSVNLMREPRNGRNFEYGGEDPLLAGVMVGEQIRGIQSNHMVSTLKHFAFNDQETNRNHINVKIEDAAGRMSDLLALQIAMEVGDPGSVMCAYNRVNGPYACESDYLLNEVLKKDWGFKGYVMSDWGATHSTIPAAMAGLDQQSGHPFDKSAYFNEALKEAVVNGHVPQSRLDDMVKRITRTMFAHGLTEHPVKAATTKDAGIDFAANGKISQTGAEEGMVLLKNSRDILPLAATVRTIAIIGGHANVGVMSGGGSAQVYPIGLSPVPNEGPQFFPGPMVYHRSSPMQELASRTKAKISYADGKDLKAAAKLAAASDLVIVFGNQWTAESIDAPDLNLPNKQDDLIAAVAKANSKTVVVLQTGGPVVMPWLNNVAAVLEAWYPGTNGGAAIARVLTGEVNPSGRLPATFPASVAQLPRPVIDGDAVTKDEDILNKTTTNYNIEGAAVGYKWFDLKGHKPLFPFGYGLSYTTFALSDLAANKAGKGIEVTFSVKNTGKRDGKAVGQVYIAPAKGGWEAPKRLGGWDKVEVKAGETGKATVKVDPRLLAMYDSASKTWKIAPGEYVVTLADSAGAKPAATVKVSLDAQTVDIHGK, from the coding sequence ATGATGACTGGCGCGGCCCATGCCGCCCCCGAAACCAACCGCCCCTGGCTCGACGCCGCGCAGTCGCCGGACGCGCGTGCCGACCAGCTGGTCAAGGCGATGACGCTGGATGAAAAAATCCAGACCGTGTTCGGGTACTTCTCCACCGATTTCGAATCCAAGCAGTACCTGGCCCCGAAAGACGGCCGCAAGGACTCGGCCGGCTTCGTGCCCGGCATCGAGCGCCTCGGTTTGCCATCGCAATGGCAGGCCGATGCCGGCATGGGCGTGGCCACGCAAGCCGCTTCCAAGAACCCGGTCGAACGCACTTCCCTGCCCTCGGGCCTGTCCACCACCGCCACCTGGGATCGCAAGCTGGCGTTTGCCGGCGGCCACATGATCGGCAGCGAAGCGCGCATGAGCGGCTTTAACATCATGCTGGCCGGGAGCGTGAACCTGATGCGCGAACCGCGCAACGGCCGCAATTTCGAATACGGCGGCGAAGACCCGCTGCTGGCCGGCGTGATGGTCGGCGAGCAGATCCGCGGCATCCAGTCGAACCACATGGTCTCCACGCTCAAGCACTTCGCGTTCAACGACCAGGAAACCAACCGCAATCACATCAACGTCAAGATCGAAGACGCGGCCGGCCGCATGTCCGACCTGCTGGCCTTGCAGATCGCGATGGAAGTGGGCGATCCCGGCTCCGTCATGTGCGCGTACAACCGCGTGAACGGCCCGTACGCTTGCGAGAGCGATTACCTGCTCAATGAAGTACTGAAGAAAGACTGGGGCTTCAAGGGCTATGTGATGTCCGACTGGGGCGCCACCCATTCCACCATTCCGGCTGCCATGGCGGGCCTGGACCAGCAGTCGGGCCATCCGTTCGACAAGTCGGCGTACTTCAACGAGGCGCTCAAGGAGGCGGTGGTCAACGGCCACGTGCCGCAGTCGCGCCTTGACGACATGGTCAAGCGCATCACGCGCACCATGTTCGCCCACGGCCTGACCGAGCATCCGGTGAAAGCTGCCACCACCAAGGACGCCGGCATCGACTTTGCCGCCAACGGCAAGATCTCGCAGACCGGCGCCGAAGAAGGCATGGTCCTGCTCAAGAACAGCCGTGACATCCTGCCGCTGGCGGCCACCGTGCGTACCATCGCCATCATCGGCGGCCATGCCAACGTGGGCGTAATGTCTGGCGGCGGTTCGGCCCAGGTGTATCCGATCGGCCTGTCGCCGGTTCCGAACGAAGGTCCGCAATTCTTCCCGGGCCCGATGGTCTATCACCGCTCGTCGCCGATGCAGGAACTGGCGTCGCGCACCAAGGCCAAGATCAGCTACGCCGACGGCAAGGACCTCAAGGCGGCCGCCAAGCTGGCAGCAGCGTCCGACCTGGTGATCGTGTTCGGCAACCAGTGGACCGCCGAGAGCATCGACGCGCCGGACCTGAACCTTCCCAACAAGCAGGACGACCTGATCGCCGCCGTGGCCAAGGCCAACAGCAAGACCGTGGTGGTGCTGCAAACCGGTGGTCCAGTGGTGATGCCGTGGCTGAACAACGTGGCGGCCGTGCTGGAAGCCTGGTACCCGGGCACCAATGGCGGCGCCGCGATCGCGCGCGTGCTGACCGGCGAAGTCAATCCGAGCGGCCGCCTGCCGGCGACCTTCCCTGCCTCGGTGGCGCAGCTGCCGCGTCCCGTGATCGACGGCGACGCCGTGACCAAGGACGAGGACATCCTCAACAAGACCACCACCAACTACAACATCGAAGGCGCGGCGGTCGGCTACAAGTGGTTCGACCTGAAGGGGCACAAGCCGCTGTTCCCGTTCGGTTACGGCCTGTCGTACACCACGTTCGCCCTGTCCGACCTGGCGGCGAACAAGGCCGGCAAGGGCATCGAAGTGACCTTCAGCGTGAAAAACACCGGCAAGCGTGACGGCAAGGCGGTGGGACAGGTGTATATCGCGCCGGCAAAGGGCGGCTGGGAAGCGCCGAAGCGCCTGGGCGGCTGGGACAAGGTGGAAGTCAAAGCCGGTGAAACCGGCAAGGCCACCGTCAAGGTCGATCCGCGCCTGCTGGCCATGTACGACAGCGCCAGCAAGACCTGGAAGATCGCCCCGGGCGAGTACGTGGTAACGCTGGCCGACTCGGCAGGCGCCAAGCCGGCCGCCACGGTCAAGGTCAGCCTCGACGCGCAGACCGTGGATATCCACGGCAAGTAG
- a CDS encoding RnfH family protein: MATLPSVVDTAATFTVEVCYASDTVQFLRALQVAPGTTIEQALALSGVAVEVPGIDLATLQTGIYGKKKPPDTPLRPHDRVELYRPLIADPKNARRRRKNPPVTNAS, translated from the coding sequence ATGGCAACGCTCCCATCGGTGGTTGATACGGCTGCCACCTTTACCGTCGAAGTCTGCTATGCCAGCGACACCGTGCAGTTCCTGCGCGCGTTGCAGGTGGCGCCCGGTACCACCATCGAGCAGGCGCTGGCCCTGTCCGGCGTGGCCGTCGAGGTACCCGGCATCGACTTGGCGACCCTGCAGACCGGCATTTACGGCAAGAAAAAGCCGCCCGATACACCTTTACGGCCCCACGACCGGGTGGAACTCTACCGGCCCCTGATCGCCGATCCCAAGAACGCGCGGCGCCGCCGCAAGAATCCCCCCGTCACTAACGCTTCCTGA
- a CDS encoding type II toxin-antitoxin system RatA family toxin, which yields MAVVHKSVFLGYSAQQMFELVARIEDYPKFLPWCGGVDIRERTENRTVASVGINYHGVKQSFTTANDNVPFESIRMKLVDGPFKCLDGVWTFKALREDACKIELDLRYEFSSTILDKLVGPVFGMIANSMVDSFCKRAETVYGNAPIGG from the coding sequence ATGGCAGTAGTGCACAAATCAGTTTTCCTCGGTTATAGCGCCCAGCAGATGTTCGAACTGGTGGCACGCATCGAAGACTATCCCAAATTCCTGCCGTGGTGCGGTGGCGTCGATATCCGCGAGCGCACTGAAAACCGCACGGTAGCCAGCGTCGGCATCAACTACCACGGCGTCAAGCAGAGTTTTACCACCGCCAACGACAACGTGCCGTTCGAGTCGATCCGCATGAAGCTCGTCGATGGTCCATTCAAATGCCTCGACGGCGTGTGGACGTTCAAGGCCCTGCGCGAAGACGCCTGCAAGATCGAGCTCGACCTGCGCTACGAATTTTCCAGCACCATCCTCGACAAGCTGGTGGGCCCGGTATTTGGCATGATCGCCAACAGCATGGTCGATTCCTTCTGCAAGCGCGCGGAGACGGTTTATGGCAACGCTCCCATCGGTGGTTGA
- the smpB gene encoding SsrA-binding protein SmpB, translating into MTIADNKKAFFDYFIEDRFEAGIVLEGWEVKAIRDARVQIKEAYVTIRGDELFLFGAHISALPTASTHISPEAVRTRKLLLHRAQIDKLIGKVERSGYTLVPLNLHYKEGRVKCEIGLAKGKKQHDKRATEKDRDGKREVAAAMKTHNR; encoded by the coding sequence ATGACCATAGCAGATAATAAAAAAGCATTTTTTGACTACTTCATCGAGGACCGTTTCGAAGCCGGCATCGTGCTCGAAGGTTGGGAAGTCAAAGCCATCCGCGACGCCCGCGTGCAGATCAAGGAAGCTTACGTCACCATCCGAGGAGACGAGCTGTTCCTGTTCGGCGCCCACATCAGCGCCCTGCCCACCGCCTCCACCCACATCAGCCCCGAAGCCGTGCGCACCCGCAAGCTGCTGCTGCACCGCGCCCAGATCGACAAGCTGATCGGCAAAGTGGAGCGCTCCGGCTACACGCTGGTGCCGCTCAACCTGCACTACAAGGAAGGCCGCGTGAAATGCGAAATCGGCCTGGCCAAGGGCAAGAAGCAGCACGACAAGCGCGCCACCGAGAAAGATCGCGATGGCAAACGCGAAGTGGCGGCCGCCATGAAGACCCACAATCGTTAA
- a CDS encoding FlgO family outer membrane protein, protein MPMTKLASALLLTLPLLLSACATNKDKQQRDYTTVSSNQFIEANYKAADSLMRQLTGKLASDKPLIMATLVNIDELEQTTTLGRLVSEQLSTRLAQGGLSMVEMKLRSNVYLKRNQGELMLTREIGEVATAHNAQAIVVGSYAETSDMVFINVKVIQPNTNFVLAGQDYVLAKEAVVRSMLQRN, encoded by the coding sequence ATGCCGATGACCAAACTGGCTAGCGCCCTCCTGCTCACCCTGCCGCTGCTGCTGTCGGCATGCGCCACCAACAAGGACAAGCAACAGCGCGATTACACCACCGTCTCGTCCAACCAGTTCATCGAGGCCAACTATAAGGCGGCCGATTCGCTGATGCGCCAGCTGACCGGCAAGCTGGCCAGCGACAAGCCGCTGATCATGGCCACCCTGGTCAATATCGACGAGCTGGAACAGACCACCACGCTGGGCCGGCTGGTATCGGAACAGCTGTCCACGCGCCTGGCGCAGGGCGGCCTGTCGATGGTGGAAATGAAATTGCGCAGCAATGTCTATCTGAAGCGCAACCAGGGCGAACTGATGCTCACCCGCGAAATCGGCGAAGTGGCCACGGCCCACAATGCGCAAGCGATCGTGGTGGGCTCGTATGCCGAGACCAGCGACATGGTGTTCATCAACGTCAAGGTGATTCAGCCGAATACCAATTTCGTGCTGGCCGGGCAGGACTATGTGCTGGCCAAGGAAGCGGTCGTCCGCTCCATGCTTCAGCGTAATTAA
- a CDS encoding NAD-dependent protein deacetylase, protein MTAMNLHPDLTAQIDQIQTFLHQHRRVLVLTGAGLSTASGIPDYRDKDGVRRGRAPIQGPDFRRDVAVQRRYWARSMAGWPVMSKAAPNIGHYALAELEAAGRIDAVITQNVDGLHYRAGSQKVIELHGNIHGVVCLDCRTVHPRDAIQAWLARENPHMVHTGPVDGVVPEARPDGDAELELNGQDFHMPVCAQCGGALQPDVIFFGDNIPAERTARALALADQADALLVVGSSLMVFSGYRFCKLAAAAGKPIAAINLGKTRADELIGLKVEASAVEVLPLLL, encoded by the coding sequence ATGACGGCCATGAACCTCCATCCCGATCTCACTGCTCAAATCGACCAGATCCAGACCTTTTTACACCAGCACCGCCGCGTGCTGGTGCTGACCGGCGCCGGCCTGTCCACAGCGTCCGGCATACCCGATTATCGCGACAAGGACGGCGTGCGGCGTGGCCGGGCGCCGATCCAGGGGCCAGACTTCCGCCGCGACGTGGCCGTGCAGCGCCGCTACTGGGCGCGCAGCATGGCCGGCTGGCCGGTGATGTCGAAGGCGGCGCCCAATATCGGCCACTACGCGCTGGCCGAACTGGAAGCGGCGGGGCGCATCGACGCCGTCATCACCCAGAACGTCGATGGCCTGCATTACCGCGCCGGCAGCCAGAAGGTTATCGAACTGCATGGCAATATCCACGGCGTGGTGTGCCTCGATTGCCGCACGGTCCATCCGCGCGATGCAATCCAGGCCTGGCTGGCGCGCGAGAATCCGCACATGGTCCACACCGGACCGGTCGATGGCGTGGTGCCGGAAGCACGGCCCGACGGCGACGCCGAGCTGGAACTGAACGGCCAGGATTTTCACATGCCGGTCTGCGCGCAGTGCGGCGGCGCACTGCAACCCGATGTTATTTTCTTTGGAGACAATATTCCCGCAGAGCGCACGGCGCGCGCGCTGGCGCTGGCCGACCAGGCCGATGCCTTGCTGGTGGTGGGATCGTCGCTGATGGTGTTTTCGGGCTACCGGTTCTGCAAGCTGGCGGCTGCTGCCGGCAAGCCGATCGCGGCCATCAACCTGGGCAAGACGCGGGCCGATGAGCTGATCGGCCTGAAGGTGGAAGCGTCCGCAGTCGAGGTATTGCCGTTGCTGCTGTAA
- a CDS encoding GNAT family N-acetyltransferase, protein MEDKIIVVTENADSEFEVILGKGLNEFNEHAAGLSDRRTLNVIVRDSTSNEVLGGAIGRTSLGLAFLDLFYLPSSLRGSGLGTKILRAFEDEARDRGCSAAVLYTISFQAPGFYEKNGWVSFGEIATRPGISRVFMTKSL, encoded by the coding sequence TTGGAGGATAAGATAATCGTGGTCACCGAGAATGCAGACTCGGAATTTGAAGTAATTCTCGGCAAAGGTTTGAACGAATTTAATGAGCACGCCGCTGGCCTGAGTGACCGACGCACACTCAATGTAATCGTGAGAGACTCCACGAGCAACGAAGTGCTGGGAGGCGCTATTGGAAGAACCTCCTTGGGACTGGCTTTTCTCGACCTTTTCTATCTGCCGAGTTCGCTGCGCGGTTCTGGACTCGGGACAAAAATCCTTAGGGCATTCGAAGACGAGGCTAGAGATCGTGGATGCAGCGCTGCGGTACTTTACACGATCAGTTTTCAGGCCCCTGGTTTTTATGAAAAAAACGGGTGGGTGAGTTTTGGCGAAATTGCCACCCGGCCGGGTATCAGTCGCGTATTCATGACCAAGAGCCTTTAA
- a CDS encoding D-Ala-D-Ala carboxypeptidase family metallohydrolase, whose amino-acid sequence MRDFLYSEISQIENIPNIPDDPELAVLAGKQLCENVLEPIQEAFGRISIRSGYRSSAVNAKGAENSNQYNCARNEANYARHIWDRRDVKSGNIGATACIVVNSFIPYYERTDNWSALAWWVHDNISSYSSMEFFPKLAAFNVSWNEHPEKTISSYVAPKGILT is encoded by the coding sequence ATGCGTGACTTTCTATATTCGGAAATATCACAGATTGAAAATATACCTAACATACCAGATGACCCAGAGCTTGCGGTGCTGGCTGGAAAGCAGCTTTGTGAAAATGTACTTGAGCCAATTCAAGAAGCGTTTGGGCGCATTAGTATTCGTTCCGGTTATAGGTCAAGTGCGGTAAACGCCAAAGGCGCAGAAAATAGTAATCAATATAATTGCGCCCGGAACGAAGCAAATTATGCGAGACATATATGGGATAGGAGAGATGTAAAAAGTGGAAACATAGGGGCAACTGCGTGTATTGTAGTTAATTCTTTTATTCCTTACTACGAACGGACAGATAATTGGAGCGCGCTTGCTTGGTGGGTGCATGACAACATTTCCAGCTATTCATCTATGGAATTTTTTCCCAAGCTCGCTGCCTTCAATGTTTCATGGAATGAGCACCCGGAGAAGACGATATCAAGCTATGTTGCGCCAAAGGGAATTTTAACATGA
- a CDS encoding DUF7668 domain-containing protein, whose translation MNENKLNVEVAAIKNETSERPIPTVWRLAFCQIVDAFVRGDYLLHGGVAGVDTVSEEAASQIQSYLSDYGATLKSLPDETWNSSVCIWTGNHWDVLVDLYTNEEGSSDLLLSARVNETSHGFKIEIHMVYVP comes from the coding sequence ATGAACGAAAACAAATTAAATGTTGAGGTTGCTGCAATTAAGAATGAGACGTCAGAGCGCCCAATTCCTACAGTATGGAGACTGGCTTTCTGCCAAATAGTAGATGCATTTGTTAGGGGTGACTACCTCTTACATGGTGGTGTGGCCGGTGTAGATACTGTTTCGGAAGAAGCCGCTAGTCAGATTCAATCCTATCTGAGCGACTATGGCGCAACTTTGAAATCGCTACCTGACGAGACCTGGAATTCTTCCGTCTGCATATGGACAGGAAACCATTGGGATGTGCTAGTAGATTTGTATACCAACGAAGAAGGCTCGAGTGATTTATTATTGAGCGCTCGTGTCAATGAAACAAGTCACGGATTTAAGATTGAGATTCACATGGTGTATGTACCATAA